The Verrucomicrobiia bacterium genomic sequence GCGGGTTCAGTGCGCAGTTTCGTGGCACCACAAGAATACCTGACGCCTAGTCTCTGGAAAGAGTTGGTGGCACAGGGGTTTGTTGGGTATAGCGGGGGCATCCGCCCTCAGTTTTGGGAATACGTGCCAGTGAGCGCGGTATCCGCTAAGGCGTTCATGGGGTTGGTATCGGCGGTAATCCGTCGCACTTCACCGGCCTTTCTAGGTGAGCAGGTGGCCAAACTCACACCACAGCTTCCACTGTTGCCCGCAACCTACCGCCACTACTGGAGTGGATACCAAACTCCGGAACAAGCGGCCAGCACATTGGCTGAGGGTAAACGAATACTTCATAAAAAATATGAAGACGGGGAAGGATACTTCCTGCTTCTTACCCACTATTGGGAATACTTTGGTGATTGGCAGAAGGCCCCTACGCAAAACCTGCAGCTTGAAGGGCTGCACGACTTGTTTGCGGAGATGGCTTCCCTTGAAGGGGCGTGGCCATGCACCCTTACTGAGTACAGTGAGTATATCCGCCAGGCCTAGTCCTAAAGGCTGGACTTCTTGAGGGGGTGAGGGCGGACGAAGAAAAACCCTCCTAGGGCCACCAGGGCCTGAATGAGAAGGTAAGAAATGCCGGCGGCATTAAGCCCGTACACCCTAAGGGTAAGCGCGGAAATGATGACCCATCCTACTGCAAGGAGAGTGAAAAGCACGTATACGGTCCGCAATTTGCGATAAATACGCTGCAGGACAACGGTGAAATCGTTCAGGGCAACGATTGGCTTTGCGGCGAGGAGCAAGAGCAGAAGGCCAAACCCTTTCTCTGCATATTCTGCGCCAAACAACCCGAGTGCAAAATGGCCCAGGTAGTAGGCTAGGACAAAACAGACGGCCATGTAGCCCCAGATAAAGTACATAATATTTGGGAAGCGGTCGGCGAGCGTTTCTTTGCTACGGCTTCCTTCAGCAAACGTTACGGAGATGGCTGCGCTATTAAGGATGCCCACTGCGGAGACGGCCATCAAACAGACAGAGAAGACGGCGGTGCTGGCTGATCCTAAGATACTCGTCACAATAATTGGCATGAGGAACTCGGGGGTGGTAGCCAAAAGGGCGGTGCCGTAACTTCCTGCTGCGTAACCGCCAACGCCAACCAAGGCGGTTCTGTCGAGGGTGCTACGAAGCTTGGCCCCAGGTGGGAGAAGGACAAAGAGGCCGAGGATGGCGGAGGCAGCGGCAGAGATGGCGAATGCCAGGAAGAGGCCTTGTCCCCCAGAAAGCCCGCTGAGGCGGAAAACAAAATACCAAAGGGCAAGGCGTGCACCATTCTGAACAATGTCCTGGGCGATGATCCAGGGCACTTTTTGCTGTGCTATCCCAAGGGCAAAGCAAAAGTTAATCCACACCAGCGAGAGGGTGGAAACAAGGAAAACGAGCATCCAAGGCCATTCTTGTAGAAAACGCAGCTGAGGCAGCCAGAAGTTGAGGCTGCAAATAAAGATGAGGCTGCCCGCAAGTGCACTGAGTCCTCCCAGGAGAAAGGCTGCTTCCACTACCCGCTCGGGACGCTCGTGGTTGGGAAGAAAATAGGGAATAGCGTAGTCAAAACCAAGCCGCGAAAAAAGGGCAATGAGGGAGCTGGCCGCAACCATGGTGCTGGCAGTACCTACCTCTGCCGCGGGAAGAAGGCGGGCGGCGAGCAACCAAAAGGCTGCCGTTAAAATTGCCGCTAGTGCCGCATCACAAGAGAGTAAAAGAGAATTGGAAACGAAACTGGTCCGGGGGATTCTCATTACCGTTAGGGCTTTTGAAACTTAAGGATAGTGGTTGGCCCCAACTGACGGAGAATGGGTAGCCACCTGAGGGCTACCAATACCCGAAGAAGCAATCTCTTTAAACCAGAGCCTGGTTCGGTGGGAAGATGGGAGGGGAAGGTTGTCAGGAAGGTAACCTTGAGCCCAGCCTGCTCTACAAGTTTCTGAAGCGTGTAAGCGGGAAGCTCGTGCGCATCAAAATTGTGCCGGTGCTGCCAGTAGTCGCCTTCTTTCAGCTCACCTGTCGGGTCGCTGGGGATAGGGTCGTTGCGGTGGAAAAGGTAGTGCTTTAGGGAGAAGTGGTGCATGGAGGCTGCATTGCTCACGCGAATAATGCCCTCGCTTCCTGGCCGCATAACCCGGTAGAGCTCGCTGAACATGGCGGGAAGGTTGGGGACATGTTCCACTACGGACTGTGAAAACACACGGTCTACCGAATTATCCTTAAGGGTGAGTTTCTCAAGTGAATCTACGGAAAGTGAAAGGTTCTTAACCCCCCGTTTCTTTGCCAAGGCCTGGCCCATCCCAATACCAACGGGCGAGAGGTCTACGGCGATAACTTGGTTCTTGGGAAGCTGCTCCGCGATCCAGACGGTAATGGTCCCTTCGCCGGCTCCCGCATCAAAGAAAACCTGGTCCGGCTTGGTGGACCGTACAAAATCCAGCATTTCATTTTCAATGGCAGGGGTTTCACCCGTCTTAACGTTGTGCTCCCGCATCATGCGGTAGTACGTTTTGTTGGTGCGGAAGGCATCCGCGAGTTTTGGGTTGGAATCTGCCATGGGGAGCTGCTAGCAAGTTGAAGTTAGGGGTTACCGCTTAGGGTCTGGTTTGGAAAATACAGCGATCTGGGTAAACCCGATGGCTTTGCCGATAGGGGTAGTACGAAGGAGTACCTCAAACGGCTGACTGACCGCTTGACGGAGGCGGGGAACAAACAGGGGAAGGTGGAGGAACTTGGAAACCATGAAGGAAGCCTCTCCGGCCCATTGCACAAAGTACTGTTTGGCAACGGCAAAGCCGGCATCTTTAAAGTACTTGCTGAGTGAACCAGGGGTTTGGTAGTGCTCGTACCCGTCTTCACCTTCGTAGTGCCCATAGAAAGGTACTGGCTCGATGGTGACTTTGTTCTTCCGGAAGACATTGGCCACTATTTGGACAAAGTTGTGGACAAAATAGATGCCCCGGTCGTTAATCCAAAGTTGGGA encodes the following:
- a CDS encoding DUF2334 domain-containing protein — protein: ALILRDDDTCALTPPAYLETVYGPAWEKKLPVSLSVVPRIIGSHNPNIPPSERGTGKEYVLTEESPVFSLLHEKQQEGLVDIVQHGYFHTTNLDLRYPPFGETTGYTRELLQQSSEFYGASNAEIRERITKGKKHLEDLFGAGSVRSFVAPQEYLTPSLWKELVAQGFVGYSGGIRPQFWEYVPVSAVSAKAFMGLVSAVIRRTSPAFLGEQVAKLTPQLPLLPATYRHYWSGYQTPEQAASTLAEGKRILHKKYEDGEGYFLLLTHYWEYFGDWQKAPTQNLQLEGLHDLFAEMASLEGAWPCTLTEYSEYIRQA
- a CDS encoding class I SAM-dependent methyltransferase; amino-acid sequence: MADSNPKLADAFRTNKTYYRMMREHNVKTGETPAIENEMLDFVRSTKPDQVFFDAGAGEGTITVWIAEQLPKNQVIAVDLSPVGIGMGQALAKKRGVKNLSLSVDSLEKLTLKDNSVDRVFSQSVVEHVPNLPAMFSELYRVMRPGSEGIIRVSNAASMHHFSLKHYLFHRNDPIPSDPTGELKEGDYWQHRHNFDAHELPAYTLQKLVEQAGLKVTFLTTFPSHLPTEPGSGLKRLLLRVLVALRWLPILRQLGPTTILKFQKP